From Ipomoea triloba cultivar NCNSP0323 chromosome 5, ASM357664v1, the proteins below share one genomic window:
- the LOC116021273 gene encoding uncharacterized protein LOC116021273 → MAFFAGYTALHRLNRYFRPIFSIPAHTDRVPGLFCVLCPSCNGNRRLSANAQSAPSEFTGPNAYELLGVSETSSFSEIKASFRKLAKETHPDLVHSQTDSSASKRFIEILVAYEILSNSERRAHYDQYLFSRRAVVQKQARQGSVMYKYESHRLMEREMEVVEWLKWYRYAINDIVSEKREVVGSGYFDVLERDFYSAIHAAFYGPEIESMDLLPECFEAEERSISVTPDILHLVSGRDLFGMVRVANRNPELSHTYTEKLTSFESDLCFSINNVSTEVNSTVTVNGSCQKQSTSVNYFERDAYKDLELHVYGKVVAIASRVRPKSTSNQAQDKDAEDLIHVYLTNHEDATYKSDCVYAPVGSRILLGTINGMGTSPEEGSCDVYDHNGVNTHVIMKHRTLLVKHMHWYQVGDEVSVCECRCSRARLPPSKFWLFEPRCGMHDIGGWYVETFGRDKKGRNVPSQRYWDGLDANDHFDKRLHPAMYLLALAYRTLDIEDARLQKRRMKDIVEDKMHRILSWCKTLVSGM, encoded by the exons ATGGCGTTCTTCGCCGGATACACCGCACTCCACCGTCTCAATCGTTATTTCCGTCCGATTTTTTCAATTCCAGCTCATACAGATCGCGTGCCGGGTTTATTTTGTGTCTTGTGTCCCAGTTGTAACGGAAACCGGCGGCTCAGTGCCAACGCCCAGTCGGCTCCGTCGGAGTTTACCGGACCTAACGCCTACGAGCTCTTAGGCGTCTCGGAGACCAGCTCATTCTCAGAAATCAAAGCTTCGTTCCGTAAATTGGCTAAGGAGACTCATCCTGATCTCGTTCACTCCCAAACCGACTCCTCGGCTTCCAAACGATTCATTGAAATCCTCGTCGCTTATGAG ATATTATCTAATTCTGAGAGAAGGGCACATTATGACCAATATCTCTTCTCACGAAGAGCAGTTGTCCAGAAGCAGGCTAGGCAAGGTTCAGTTATGTACAAGTATGAATCTCATAGACTCATGGAGAGAGAAATGGAAGTTGTTGAATGGTTGAAGTGGTATAGATATGCCATAAATGATATAGTGTCAGAGAAAAGGGAGGTGGTTGGTTCCGGCTATTTTGATGTattggaaagggatttttactCAGCTATACATGCAGCATTTTATGGCCCTGAAATTGAATCAATGGATCTGCTTCCTGAATGTTTTGAAGCTGAGGAGAGGTCCATATCTGTCACACCAGATATTCTGCATTTGGTCTCGGGGCGTGACCTTTTTGGGATGGTACGTGTTGCCAACAGGAATCCTGAACTGTCACATACCTACACTGAAAAACTAACATCTTTTGAATCTGATCTGTGCTTTTCTATTAACAATGTCAGCACAGAAGTGAATTCAACTGTAACTGTAAATGGGTCGTGTCAAAAGCAATCTACAAGTGTTAATTATTTTGAACGAGATGCATATAAGGATTTGGAGTTACATGTATATGGGAAGGTTGTTGCAATAGCCAGTAGGGTTCGACCTAAGAGTACTTCTAATCAGGCACAAGACAAGGATGCTGAGGATCTCATACATGTTTACCTTACTAACCATGAAGATGCAACGTATAAAAGCGACTGTGTATATGCTCCAGTTGGATCTAGGATTCTGCTAGGAACAATAAATGGAATGGGGACCAGCCCTGAGGAAGGATCCTGTGATGTCTATGATCATAATGGTGTGAACACCCACGTGATTATGAAGCATCGGACATTGTTG GTGAAACACATGCACTGGTACCAAGTAGGAGATGAAGTCTCTGTTTGTGAATGCAGATGCAGTAGGGCTCGCTTGCCTCCCAGCAA ATTTTGGCTGTTTGAGCCTCGCTGTGGCATGCACGACATTGGAGGTTGGTATGTGGAGACATTTGGTCGCGATAAAAAAGGCCGGAATGTCCCATCCCAGAGGTATTGGGATGGTTTAGATGCAAATGATCATTTTGACAA GAGACTTCATCCAGCTATGTATTTGCTTGCACTTGCCTATAGAACTCTAGATATTGAAGATGCAAGACTACAGAAACGAAGAATGAAGGATATTGTTGAAGATAAAATGCATAGAATTCTAAGTTGGTGTAAGACTCTTGTGTCAGGGATGTGA
- the LOC116020040 gene encoding subtilisin-like protease SBT1.7, whose product MLRVIILFVMLFELCHVSVATATKKTYIVHMAKSQMPTSFRHHAHWYDSSLKAVSNSAEMMYVYKNAIHGFSARLTAKQARFMENLPGVLSVWPEMKYELHTTRTPMFLGIDETAGFLPSSAAESDVIIGVLDTGVWPEIRSFDDSGLGPVPSSWKGACEGGTNFSASNCNRKLIGARFFSMGYEASAGAINETDEFKSPRDDDGHGTHTASTAAGSQVVGASLFGYAPGSARGMATRARVAVYKVCWKGGCYNSDILAAMDKAIEDGVNILSLSLGGASVDYYADSIAVGAFAAMENGILVSCSAANAGPTPSSLANSAPWITTVGAGTLDRDFPASVSLGNGKKFSGVSLYKGDPLPGKLLPFVYAGNASNVTGGNLCMEDSLDKEKVKGKIVLCDRGVTARVDKGAVVKAAGGAGMVLANTDLQGEELVADAHLLPATAVGQKSGDAIKSYLFSDPNPTATILFEGTKVGVEPSPVLAAFSSRGPNPVTPEILKPDIIAPGVNILAGWTGVAGPTGLPEDNRRVEFNIISGTSMSCPHVSGLAALLKAAHPNWSPAAIRSALMTTAYTAYKSGGQLIDAATGKPSTPYDHGSGHVDPVSALNPGLIYDANTDDYLNFLCALNYTPSDINILSRRNFTCDSTKKHSAGDLNYPSFAVPLSGSKSSVKHTRTLTNVGESGTYKVSVSSPNSVKVSVEPQTLSFTAMNEKKSYTVTFSAPAAMASGTNMFGRIEWSDGKHVVGSPVAITWS is encoded by the coding sequence ATGTTGAgagttataatattatttgttatgcTATTCGAACTATGTCACGTATCAGTGGCGACGGCGACAAAAAAGACGTACATCGTTCACATGGCGAAGTCGCAAATGCCGACCAGTTTCCGGCATCATGCTCACTGGTACGACTCGTCTCTGAAAGCAGTGTCGAATTCGGCGGAGATGATGTATGTATACAAGAATGCGATACATGGATTCTCCGCCAGGCTTACGGCAAAACAAGCTAGGTTTATGGAGAATCTGCCCGGAGTTCTGTCTGTGTGGCCGGAGATGAAGTACGAGTTGCACACGACTAGGACGCCGATGTTTTTGGGGATAGACGAGACCGCCGGTTTCCTCCCCAGCTCAGCTGCGGAGAGTGATGTAATCATCGGAGTACTTGATACCGGCGTTTGGCCGGAGATCAGGAGCTTCGACGACTCTGGACTTGGGCCGGTGCCTAGTTCGTGGAAAGGCGCGTGTGAGGGTGGGACCAACTTCAGCGCGTCGAATTGCAACCGGAAGCTGATAGGCGCGAGGTTCTTTTCCATGGGGTACGAGGCGAGCGCGGGGGCGATTAATGAGACCGACGAGTTCAAATCTCCTCGGGACGACGACGGCCATGGGACCCACACCGCGTCCACCGCGGCAGGGTCGCAGGTCGTTGGCGCCAGCCTGTTTGGTTACGCGCCGGGGAGCGCTCGCGGAATGGCTACGCGCGCGCGAGTAGCGGTTTATAAAGTCTGTTGGAAAGGCGGTTGTTATAACTCCGATATTCTCGCGGCCATGGATAAGGCCATCGAGGATGGCGTCAATATTCTCTCCTTATCGCTCGGTGGAGCTTCGGTTGATTACTACGCCGATAGTATCGCGGTAGGAGCTTTCGCTGCAATGGAGAACGGAATTCTGGTTTCCTGCTCCGCCGCAAACGCCGGCCCTACACCGTCCAGTCTGGCCAACTCAGCGCCGTGGATTACAACCGTCGGTGCCGGAACTTTGGACCGGGATTTCCCGGCTTCCGTTAGCCTCGGAAACGGAAAGAAATTTTCCGGTGTTTCGCTATATAAAGGCGATCCATTGCCCGGTAAACTGCTTCCTTTTGTCTACGCCGGAAATGCTAGCAACGTTACCGGTGGAAATCTATGTATGGAGGATAGTTTGGATAAGGAGAAGGTGAAGGGCAAAATTGTACTTTGTGATCGAGGGGTAACCGCTAGAGTTGATAAGGGCGCTGTGGTAAAAGCAGCAGGCGGGGCCGGGATGGTGTTGGCCAATACCGACCTCCAGGGGGAGGAGTTGGTGGCGGACGCGCATTTGCTTCCGGCGACGGCGGTGGGGCAAAAATCCGGCGACGCCATTAAGTCCTACTTGTTCTCGGATCCTAATCCAACGGCCACGATTTTGTTTGAAGGGACGAAAGTGGGCGTGGAACCGTCGCCAGTACTCGCCGCGTTCAGCTCACGCGGCCCCAATCCAGTCACGCCGGAGATACTAAAACCCGACATAATCGCCCCGGGAGTCAACATCCTGGCCGGTTGGACCGGCGTCGCCGGTCCAACCGGGTTACCGGAAGACAACAGACGAGTCGAGTTCAACATAATATCCGGCACGTCAATGTCGTGTCCCCACGTGAGCGGCCTCGCCGCCTTGCTAAAGGCGGCGCATCCAAACTGGAGCCCCGCCGCCATCCGCTCAGCGTTAATGACCACCGCGTACACCGCCTACAAATCCGGCGGCCAGCTAATCGACGCCGCGACGGGAAAACCTTCCACCCCGTACGATCACGGGTCGGGTCATGTCGACCCGGTATCAGCCCTAAACCCGGGACTAATTTACGACGCCAACACCGACGATTATCTCAACTTCCTCTGCGCATTAAACTACACTCCGTCGGACATCAACATCCTTTCCAGAAGAAACTTCACCTGCGACTCAACCAAAAAGCACAGCGCCGGCGACCTCAACTACCCGTCCTTCGCCGTTCCGTTGTCGGGTTCGAAATCGTCGGTGAAGCACACTCGAACTCTCACAAACGTGGGAGAATCAGGAACGTACAAAGTCTCGGTTTCTTCTCCCAATTCCGTAAAAGTGTCGGTTGAGCCGCAAACGCTGAGTTTCACGGCGATGAATGAGAAGAAATCGTACACCGTGACGTTCAGCGCTCCGGCGGCAATGGCTTCCGGCACAAATATGTTCGGGAGAATTGAGTGGTCAGATGGGAAGCATGTTGTGGGTAGTCCGGTGGCCATTACTTGGTCGTAG
- the LOC116020911 gene encoding uncharacterized protein LOC116020911, producing MKMGENGCEEEEWMLSNLVENEKVTENEEEEEEALSLCDLPNKEENQPKKESPGACGGESQEDDDFDFFWRGGSSSFKESEMCAADEVFFQGQILPLRHSISSDGASFKNNGGRCHSFRYTSSRSSSVRSLRSSSSGSSSTSTATTTTIHSKYYNKNSKKQQPNIIRNQSTPQVRFSKVVSNNNNCSSRKSITLWSLFRAGLVSTPEIDFQDLKIRQHKPFGSRNSSNNNTDAKVSVKRNLKQRFSDKNMILFGGACSCSVNDVRTVPPRTATTVGRNSSAKEAHNEDKNSETTKVMRKQSMSRRLRTFEWLKQLSLEGPATTTTL from the coding sequence ATGAAAATGGGAGAGAATGGGTGTGAGGAAGAGGAATGGATGCTTTCGAATTTAGTCGAAAACGAAAAGGTTACAGagaatgaggaagaagaagaagaagcgtTGTCGCTGTGTGATCTTCCTAATAAAGAAGAGAATCAGCCCAAGAAAGAATCTCCGGGAGCCTGCGGCGGCGAATCTCAAGAAGACGACGACTTTGATTTTTTCTGGCGGGGTGGCTCTTCTTCCTTTAAGGAATCAGAAATGTGCGCGGCGGATGAGGTGTTCTTTCAAGGCCAGATTTTGCCCCTCCGCCACTCAATCAGCTCCGACGGCGCCTCTTTCAAGAACAACGGCGGCCGCTGCCATTCTTTCCGGTACACAAGTAGCAGAAGTAGCAGCGTCAGAAGCCTCCGGTCATCTAGCAGCGGCAGTTCATCAACCAGCACCGCCACAACCACGACCATACATTCCAAGTATTACAACAAAAACAGCAAGAAACAGCAACCCAACATTATTCGAAACCAAAGTACTCCCCAGGTTCGATTCTCCAAGGTTGTCTCAAACAACAATAATTGCAGCAGCCGAAAGTCGATTACCCTCTGGAGCCTTTTCCGCGCCGGCCTCGTTTCCACGCCGGAAATTGATTTCCAGGACCTCAAAATCCGACAACACAAACCCTTTGGCAGTCgcaacagcagcaacaacaacaccGACGCTAAAGTGAGCGTTAAGCGGAATTTGAAGCAAAGATTTTCCGACAAGAACATGATCTTATTCGGCGGCGCTTGCAGTTGTTCAGTTAACGATGTCCGAACAGTCCCTCCAAGAACGGCGACTACTGTCGGACGAAATTCCAGTGCAAAAGAGGCGCATAATGAAGACAAGAACAGCGAGACAACAAAGGTGATGAGAAAACAATCCATGTCGCGCCGTCTCAGAACCTTTGAATGGCTAAAGCAGCTTTCACTAGAAGGTCCTGCAACCACGACAACATTGTAG